Proteins co-encoded in one Helicoverpa zea isolate HzStark_Cry1AcR chromosome 18, ilHelZeax1.1, whole genome shotgun sequence genomic window:
- the LOC124638797 gene encoding vicilin-like seed storage protein At2g18540 isoform X2: protein MQTSPCGHRVVCRRCFVKTIQMAVSQRLLPLRCVICRAKILRLRQAPRLVTSKSWQVSSGSAKSWGVPGSVSSYSVGARSVPASASLYSVTSGESSLSGVSSVSSNSGGNVANSCSTKLCGGAKCGGACLGAVPRTSVPPRPRQPASNSLRRSQHHSMKARLQDYQVHSYTGGPAAGEPSGRLPPIREFQREFREGRRESAAAASASTRIRCAQKIVTQLETSPQKDKQHFFRPLKPSNKDDPPDSRDHSKETERKKDNPKSKPKKDDKKKKDDENTKQEDKSKKDESSDNRKNEIAEKKKEEKMRLKAEKEAKKEAKLQAREEERQAKLLAKEEEKQAKLKAKEEKKKAKKEAKLAAQAEKEKNK from the exons ATGCAAACGTCGCCATGCGGACACCGGGTAGTGTGTCGGCGGTGCTTCGTGAAGACCATCCAAATGGCGGTCAGCCAGCGACTGCTGCCGCTGCGGTGCGTCATCTGCCGCGCCAAGATCCTGCGGCTGAGGCAGGCTCCGAGGCTTGTTACCAGCAAGAGCTGGCAG GTGTCAAGCGGTAGCGCGAAGTCATGGGGCGTACCGGGCTCGGTGTCCAGCTACTCTGTAGGCGCGCGCTCCGTGCCCGCCTCGGCCTCGCTCTACTCCGTCACTAGTGGCGAGTCTTCCCTCTCTG GTGTGTCTTCCGTGTCATCGAACAGCGGAGGGAATGTCGCGAACAGTTGTTCGACGAAGCTGTGCGGCGGTGCCAAGTGCGGGGGAGCATGCCTGGGCGCAGTGCCCCGGACATCCGTGCCGCCGCGCCCTCGACAACCTGCCTCCAACTCGCTGAGACGCTCACAACACCATAGTATGAAG GCACGGTTACAAGATTATCAAGTCCATAGCTACACGGGAGGTCCGGCGGCTGGAGAGCCGTCGGGCAGGTTACCTCCGATCAGGGAGTTCCAGAGAGAATTTCGCGAAGGACGAAGAGAGAGTGCTGCTGCTGCCTCCGCCTCTACTAGAATAAG GTGTGCCCAGAAAATTGTAACACAGTTAGAAACGTCGCCACAAAAAGACAAACAACACTTCTTCCGGCCACTAAAACCTTCAAATAAAGACGACCCGCCCGACTCCAGAGATCACAGCAAAGAGACTGAACGGAAAAAAGATAACCCCAAATCAAAGCCCAAAAAGGAtgacaagaagaaaaaagatGATGAAAATACCAAACAGGAAGACAAAAGCAAAAAGGATGAAAGTAGTGACAATAGGAAAAATGAAATAGCTGAGAAGAAGAAGGAAGAAAAGATGAGGCTTAAGGCGGAAAAAGAGGCTAAGAAAGAAGCCAAGCTTCAAGCCAGGGAAGAGGAGAGACAGGCCAAGCTGCTCGCGAAGGAGGAGGAGAAACAAGCCAAACTAAAAGCGAAGGAAGAGAAGAAAAAGGCCAAAAAAGAAGCAAAGCTCGCCGCGCAGGCTGAGAaggaaaaaaacaaatag
- the LOC124638800 gene encoding NADH dehydrogenase [ubiquinone] 1 beta subcomplex subunit 5, mitochondrial, translating into MVSWSALGRSFGINLLKNQIKTPTTIQNATFTTSKALNGSHGAKTFVLQPSRWQWHKFKDMFHFYAMLGLIPVGAIIFYSNVFIGPAQLTPIPEGYEPKHWEYHRHPITRFIARYIHQNPQQDYEKFMHAIDEERQRQKLRKLEQQIIKKMAERQDYQAYYYKPLVNKYHRINKKTGEEMYDRMGDDYKE; encoded by the exons ATGGTGTCTTGGAGTGCTCTAGGCCGATCTTTCGGCATAAACTTGCTTAAAAACCAGATTAAAACACCAACTACTATCCAAAATGCCACCTTTACAACAAGTAAAGCCTTGAACGGATCCCATGGGGCGAAAACTTTTGTCTTACAACCATCCAG ATGGCAATGGCACAAGTTCAAGGATATGTTCCACTTCTACGCCATGCTGGGTCTCATACCGGTTGGGGCCATCATTTTCTACAGCAACGTGTTCATCGGGCCTGCGCAGCTGACCCCCATCCCTGAGGGTTATGAACCAAAACACTGGGAGTACCACCGCCACCCAATCACTAGATTTATTGCCCGTTATATTCACCAAAACCCCCAGCAG GACTATGAAAAGTTCATGCACGCTATTGACGAGGAAAGGCAGAGGCAGAAGTTGCGTAAGTTGGAACAACAGATCATCAAAAAGATGGCTGAGCGCCAGGACTACCAGGCATACTATTATAAACCTTTGGTCAACAAGTACCACCGCATTAACAAGAAGACCGGTGAAGAAATGTACGACCGCATGGGTGATgattacaaagaataa